In Candidatus Roseilinea sp., one DNA window encodes the following:
- the nuoA gene encoding NADH-quinone oxidoreductase subunit A, giving the protein MNEFLPVFILLFLSTALAVLVVLISILFGPRRRANNPVKIQPYESGMRAIGQGQRRFSVRFYLIAVLFIIFDIEVIFFYPWAVAFRQLGWFGLIEMLIFVGILLVGYFWIWKKGALEWETMDK; this is encoded by the coding sequence ATGAATGAGTTTCTCCCGGTCTTCATCTTGTTGTTTCTCTCCACGGCGCTGGCAGTCTTGGTGGTCTTGATCTCGATCCTGTTTGGGCCGCGCCGCCGGGCGAACAATCCGGTGAAGATCCAGCCGTATGAGAGCGGCATGCGCGCCATCGGCCAGGGACAACGGCGCTTCTCGGTGCGCTTTTATTTGATCGCCGTGCTCTTCATCATCTTCGACATCGAGGTGATCTTCTTCTATCCCTGGGCGGTGGCGTTCCGGCAGTTGGGCTGGTTCGGCTTGATCGAGATGCTGATCTTCGTCGGCATTTTGCTGGTGGGTTACTTCTGGATCTGGAAGAAGGGCGCGTTGGAATGGGAGACCATGGACAAATGA
- the nuoB2 gene encoding NADH-quinone oxidoreductase subunit B 2: MGLEQKLGDMGIVTTSLEKAVNWARSNAIWPMLFGLACCAIEMMSTQASRYDLSRFGMELMRASPRQSDLMIVAGRVSRKMAPVLRNLYDQMPDPKWVIAMGDCASCGGVFNNYAIVQGVDEIVPVDVYVAGCPPRPETLIDGIMKLQEKIKHEPLKKWQ; this comes from the coding sequence ATGGGACTGGAACAAAAACTGGGCGATATGGGCATCGTCACCACTTCGTTGGAGAAGGCGGTGAACTGGGCGCGGTCGAACGCCATCTGGCCGATGTTGTTCGGCCTGGCGTGCTGCGCCATCGAAATGATGAGCACGCAGGCGTCGCGCTACGACCTGTCACGCTTCGGCATGGAGCTGATGCGCGCCAGCCCGCGCCAGAGCGATCTGATGATCGTCGCCGGGCGGGTGAGCCGCAAGATGGCGCCGGTGCTGCGCAATCTATACGACCAGATGCCGGATCCAAAGTGGGTGATCGCCATGGGCGACTGCGCCTCGTGCGGCGGCGTGTTCAACAACTATGCCATCGTGCAAGGCGTGGACGAGATCGTGCCGGTGGACGTGTATGTGGCCGGCTGCCCGCCGCGCCCCGAGACGCTCATTGATGGCATCATGAAGCTGCAAGAGAAGATCAAGCACGAGCCGCTGAAGAAGTGGCAGTGA